A portion of the Naumovozyma castellii chromosome 2, complete genome genome contains these proteins:
- the NCAS0B02890 gene encoding uncharacterized protein codes for MNNNIPDSPPSNTCSSEILVRQISFRDTTTPNTSVSSNNNSTPTPKRRKVLKKFVLVQDYPSQSEDSEWTRIDSKGKNSIWSHFLEGKKDRSILKCTNCNNVYRYNRREARYNSEPAELHLRDDCTDPDYFHGNLKDERIIKEICEKKQNKYRNLKQYIKTQSFFDLAVELILESRLSINWVESSVAKNLWATMALIPIDNTSKPEQVLKPNKSNITNFICTKSKDINYFWKSEIASSAYILNEKTFTKRNKFLVSLTKRLCALENVTFMSLVFDHWSNHKMSNYLGVLLVTYDEEEGKQIPFLVKMDRSDSHKTIDISQQLGEIFNKFDGLRTVTVGMSTDNAANMLKVPKELSRTGLLGTRFLGHVPCLLHSANIMNSTMFDTVEEDSLGFVDSELKSKLLELAAMKYQLNSDGSRNEILKQDIFTEYLLSNNSQLSSESADIGGIFSFITGDIILKKNNQLALNIKSSSVNQLLYRELCVEFGKMNGEEPLAIKTYSKTRWLSALDVVLRLRELKPVLMELNREPSLGVFFDEEDFVLMDDLTDILSPFRSLCEMLSNDTCTLKNTLPLLISYKDKIDKIFVEKSKSSNLTHRHLPVFIRFRRKMDKYYKKYVSMDICLLSSYLNIAFVDSSVFIEQFPRENTEIKKSDHVISVVSQKLTDILIPFLNISYYPIKDSDTEDMIGISSHAGRVYNAEDYSSEGQEEKNLEFEEEFDEFSIKDDLQEQIRLELEQYRLRALSLVKEYSNEVLSKSKKRWSPFDRQVQMIVGADNIFWSRHKREFPLLSLANKLFHCIPSTSIHAERLFSLAAQIFDKRKSQLSDQMFEDLCIIRSFLLRIKLGSINITDCTLNDALRLTKELNLE; via the coding sequence atgaataataatatacctGATAGCCCACCTTCAAACACATGTAGCTCTGAGATACTCGTTCGACAAATAAGCTTTAGGGATACAACGACCCCTAACACATCTGTCAGCAGTAACAACAATTCCACGCCAACGccaaagagaagaaaagtcCTAAAAAAGTTCGTTCTAGTCCAAGATTACCCATCTCAGTCTGAAGATTCAGAATGGACACGTATCGACAGTAAAGGAAAGAATAGCATATGGTCACATTTTCTggaaggaaagaaagatcgttcaattttaaaatgtaCCAATTGTAATAATGTTTATCGTTACAATCGAAGGGAAGCCAGATATAATTCTGAACCTGCTGAACTTCATTTAAGAGATGACTGTACTGACCCTGATTACTTCCATGGAAATTTAAAGGATGAAAGGATAATAAAAGAGATATGTGAGAAGAAACAGAACAAATACCgaaatttaaaacaatatatCAAGACGCAATCATTCTTTGATCTAGCTGTGGAGCTAATTTTAGAATCCCGTCTTTCCATCAACTGGGTAGAGTCTTCCGTAGCCAAAAACCTGTGGGCAACAATGGCCTTAATTCCAATTGATAATACTAGCAAACCCGAACAGGTTCTAAAGCCGAACAAATCCAACATTACCAACTTTATTTGCACAAAAtccaaagatattaattatttctgGAAGAGTGAGATAGCATCTTCGGCCTATATATTGAACGAAAAGACCTTTACCAAGAGAaacaaatttcttgtatCGCTTACAAAGAGGTTATGTGCACTCGAGAATGTAACGTTCATGTCTCTTGTTTTTGATCACTGGTCCAATCACAAAATGTCTAACTATTTGGGAGTTTTACTGGTTAcatatgatgaagaggaaggaaAACAAATTCCTTTTCTAGTGAAGATGGACAGGTCTGATTCTCACAAAACAATCGATATAAGTCAGCAACTTGGcgaaatttttaataagTTTGATGGTTTGAGAACAGTAACTGTAGGTATGTCAACTGATAATGCTGCCAATATGCTAAAGGTACCGAAAGAACTCTCAAGAACTGGCCTGTTAGGGACTCGTTTTCTTGGCCATGTACCTTGTTTACTACATAGTGCTAACATTATGAATAGTACCATGTTTGATACGGTCGAAGAGGACAGTTTGGGATTTGTAGATTCTGAGcttaaatcaaaattattagagtTAGCTGcaatgaaatatcagtTGAATTCTGATGGGTCaaggaatgaaattttaaaacaagatatctttactgaatatcttctatcaaataacagccaactttcttcagaatctgCCGATATTGGTGGCATTTTTAGCTTTATAACTGGTGACATtattctgaagaaaaataatcagCTTGctcttaatattaaatcaagCAGTGTTAATCAACTACTATACCGAGAACTATGCGTTGAGtttggaaaaatgaatggagAGGAACCTTTGGCCATCAaaacatattcaaaaacaagatgGCTATCAGCGTTAGATGTTGTGCTCAGGTTACGAGAGTTGAAACCTGTCTTGATGGAGTTAAATCGGGAGCCATCCCTGGGAGTGTTTttcgatgaagaagattttgttcTAATGGACGATTTAACTGATATCTTATCTCCTTTTCGTTCTCTTTGCGAAATGCTTTCTAATGATACCTGCACGTTGAAGAACACCCTTCCTTTGCTTATTTCCTATAAGGATAAAATAGACAAAATATTCGTTGAAAAATCGAAAAGTTCCAACCTAACGCACAGACATCTCCCAGTTTTTATTCGTTTCAGAAGGAAAATGGATAAATACTATAAAAAGTATGTCAGTATGgatatttgtttattatcatcttaTCTAAACATTGCATTTGTTGATAGCTCTGTTTTTATAGAACAGTTCCCTCGTGAGAACACcgaaatcaaaaaaagtGACCATGTAATATCCGTTGTATCACAAAAACTTACTGATATTTTAATAccttttttgaatatatcttATTATCCCATTAAGGATAGCGATACAGAAGACATGATCGGTATTTCGAGCCATGCAGGAAGAGTGTATAATGCTGAAGATTATTCATCAGAaggacaagaagaaaaaaacttggaatttgaggaggaatttgatgaattcagTATTAAGGATGacttacaagaacaaatcaGATTAGAACTTGAGCAATACCGTCTACGTGCTCTATCATTGGTCAAGGAGTATTCAAACGAGGttttatccaaatctaaAAAACGCTGGTCGCCATTCGACCGCCAAGTCCAGATGATTGTGGGGGcagataatatattctggtCAAGGCATAAAAGAGAGTTTCCACTGTTATCATTagctaataaattattccattgtATTCCATCGACATCGATTCATGCTGAGAGACTGTTCAGCTTGGCGGcacaaatatttgacaaaagaaaaagccAACTCTCAGATCAAATGTTTGAGGATCTTTGTATCATACGGTCCTTCTTACTTAGAATTAAATTGGGGTCAATCAATATCACAGATTGTACTTTAAATGATGCTTTAAGATTAACAAAGGAACTCAACTTGGaatga
- the GCD6 gene encoding translation initiation factor eIF2B catalytic subunit epsilon (ancestral locus Anc_8.420) produces the protein MAGKRNKQNKGSGSLSNGKKSDVDVDDRLQAIVLTDSYETRFMPLTSVKPRCLLPLANIPLIEYTLEFLAKSGVDEVYLICSSHASQINDYIEDSKWNSPWSPFKVSTIMSPEARSVGEVMRDLDNRAIITGDFVLISGDVVTNVDFKKMLEFHKKVHAKDKDHISTMCLSKSSQYHRTRSFEPAAFILDKSTNRCIYYQDLPGVSSKEKTCVDIDPELLDDVDEFVLRNDLIDCRIDICTPHVPPTFQDNFDYQTLRSDFVKGVISSDLLGKHIYAYITNEYAVRVENWQTYDTISQDFVGRWCYPLVFESNIQEDQTYSYESRHIYKEQGVVLAQSCKIGRNTAIGAGTKIGEATKIENCIIGRNCQIGENISLKNSYIWDNSVIGNNTTVEHSIVASGTKIGENVHLEDGCIIGFDVVIDNDMKIFKGTKISSTPVKSIQSDFFESTLSDDSDFSDKEATLDKENETVETSIATDLVGAKGAGYLYESDVSDIEDDNSETVNLANSLSYQLEELYLSDDSISSTKRTKKKRTMSTNSMYTDFEENGSEEEEDFQKEGIATVERAMENNHDLDTALLELNTLRMSMDVTYHEVRTATIIAILRRVHHFVATQTLGPKDAVTKVFGQWGLLFRRQAFDKEEYVDLMNILMEQVVEQKLEKPDLILFGALNSLYDNDILEEDIIYEWWDSVSSDPRYDEVKRLTAKWVEWLRNADEESSSEEDDDEE, from the coding sequence ATGGCTGGTAAGAGAAATAAACAGAACAAAGGATCAGGATCCCTTTCCAATGGGAAGAAATCTGATGTCGACGTCGATGACCGTTTACAAGCCATCGTCTTGACAGATTCTTATGAGACAAGATTCATGCCTTTAACATCTGTGAAGCCAAGATGTCTACTACCATTAGCTAATATCCCATTGATTGAATACACATTGGAATTTCTGGCTAAATCTGGTGTTGACGAAGTCTATTTAATCTGTTCATCCCACGCATCTCAGATTAATGACTATATTGAGGATTCTAAATGGAATTCACCTTGGTCACCCTTTAAAGTGAGTACTATTATGTCGCCAGAAGCTCGTTCTGTAGGTGAAGTGATGAGAGATTTGGACAATAGAGCCATCATCACTGGTGATTTTGTCCTTATCAGTGGTGATGTCGTTACGAATGTCGATTTCAAGAAGATGCTAGAGTTTCATAAAAAAGTACATGCTAAGGATAAGGATCATATATCGACCATGTGTTTAAGCAAATCTAGTCAATACCATAGAACAAGATCTTTTGAACCAGCAGCCTTTATTTTAGATAAATCTACCAATAGGTGTATCTATTATCAAGATTTACCTGGTGTAAGCTCAAAAGAAAAGACATGTGTGGATATAGATCCtgaattattggatgatgtcgatgaatttgttttaagaaatgatttaattgattGTAGAATTGATATTTGCACACCTCATGTCCCACCAACATTCCAAGATAATTTTGATTACCAAACATTAAGATCAGATTTTGTTAAGGGTGTTATATCAAGTGATCTTTTGGGTAAGCATATATATGCATATATTACCAATGAGTACGCAGTAAGAGTGGAAAATTGGCAAACTTATGATACCATATCTCAAGATTTCGTTGGAAGGTGGTGTTACCCACTAGTTTTTGAATCtaatattcaagaagacCAGACCTATTCTTATGAATCAAGACATATTTATAAGGAGCAAGGTGTTGTGTTGGCTCAATCTTGTAAGATAGGTAGAAATACAGCTATTGGTGCTGGGACAAAGATCGGTGAGGCtacaaaaattgaaaattgtaTAATTGGGAGAAATTGTCAAATTGGTGAAAACATTAGTTTGAAAAATAGTTATATTTGGGATAATTCTGTGATAGGTAACAATACTACGGTGGAACATTCTATTGTTGCATCTGGTACTAAAATAGGAGAAAATGTCCACTTAGAAGATGGTTGTATTATTGGGTTTGATGTAGTTATTGATAACgatatgaaaatttttaaGGGCACGAAGATTTCAAGTACACCTGTAAAGAGCATACAAtctgatttctttgaaagtACTTTAAGTGATGACAGTGATTTCTCAGACAAGGAAGCTACATTGgataaggaaaatgaaacagTCGAAACATCCATAGCGACTGACCTAGTTGGTGCTAAAGGTGCTGGATACTTATATGAGAGTGATGTTTCTGATATTGAGGATGACAATTCAGAAACTGTAAATTTGGCCAATTCCTTGAGTTATCAACTTGAGGAATTGTACTTAAGTGATGATTCTATATCCTCCACCAAGAGAactaagaagaagagaaccATGTCCACTAATAGTATGTACACAGACTTCGAAGAGAATGgttctgaagaagaagaagatttccAAAAGGAAGGGATTGCTACTGTTGAAAGAGCAATGGAAAACAATCACGACTTGGATACTgcattattggaattgaataCTTTGAGAATGAGTATGGATGTAACCTATCATGAAGTTAGAACAGCCACCATAATTGCTATTCTTAGAAGAGTTCATCATTTTGTTGCCACTCAAACATTAGGTCCAAAGGATGCAGTCACTAAAGTGTTTGGCCAATGGGGGTTACTATTCAGAAGGCAAGCATTTGACAAGGAAGAGTACGTggatttaatgaatatacTAATGGAACAAGTGGTTGAACAGAAACTGGAAAAACCAGATCTAATCCTCTTCGGTGCCTTGAACTCTCtatatgataatgatatCTTAGAAGAGGATATCATCTATGAATGGTGGGATAGTGTGTCGAGCGATCCACGTTACGATGAGGTCAAGAGATTGACAGCTAAATGGGTGGAATGGTTGAGAAACGCAGATGAAGAGTCATCCTCTGAGGAAGATGACGACGAGGAATGA
- the CPP2 gene encoding cysteine-rich palmitoylated domain-containing protein CPP2 (ancestral locus Anc_8.419): MSQQQYYQQGPPQQQGYYQQGPPQQQGYYQQGPPQQQGYYQQQQQPIYVQQAPQKEESSCWSTCFKTMLCCCILEMCCSQ; encoded by the coding sequence ATGAGTCAACAACAATACTATCAACAAGGACCTCCACAACAGCAGGGCTATTATCAACAGGGTccaccacaacaacaaggCTATTATCAGCAGGGTCCTCCTCAGCAACAAGGTTACTaccaacaacagcaacaaccaATATACGTCCAACAAGCTCCACAAAAGGAAGAAAGTAGTTGTTGGAGTACCTGTTTCAAGACGATGctttgttgttgtattCTTGAGATGTGTTGTTCTCAATAA
- the MSS4 gene encoding 1-phosphatidylinositol-4-phosphate 5-kinase (ancestral locus Anc_8.418), translated as MTSQTLDVQKTPSNTTHRSRPKAKAKANSRSNHNNNNNTISYHSSSNSDSNIDSPRLSDGASSTPTSLDDEFMKLSPSQRRNSHNKTDDDHHLIQNDNNNNKKERSIINKKPSLEDHHPNPSLLRMHSSSILSNVQRPHSQSIDPLDIPKNSTNDSIDMDQTIPEESIKKDYHPWKSSQDNNDVDLSSFDDPTTTITDEDTTTHNNEILQTTSNLIHTDSYIHNEDTEDHIILNTKVSRRSSKRRDTQDSIRTTIPFHASKHSQILPLDESELNPHHHSIVQRKKLTHHSMSSLPIPYHYNNKDQPSTTMPSKKHNKFLSMSTVSLPPVNHINNGTLKTSESATAEIKKMRESLLHKREMKRKRKTFLIDDDRVLIGNKVSEGHVNFIIAYNMLTGIRVAVSRCCGFMKPLTPTDFKFNKKLAFDYHGNELTPSSEYAFKFKDYCPEVFRELRTLFGIDPADYLVSLTSKYILSELNSPGKSGSFFYYSRDYKYIIKTIHHSEHRHLRRHLQEYYKHVKANPNTLICQFYGLHRVKMPISFQNKINHRKIYFLVMNNLFPPHLDINTTFDLKGSTWGRMTQFDPQLYERDQFYRPVLKDLNWLDMEKRIEFGPTRKEKFLIQLKKDVDLLAKLNIMDYSLLLGIHDIKPKEINDNQKEQQQLVFPETGSIEDSTNPNSKTAPITAVHYFKQFEGGIRSSDQFDKDGDKIYYVGIIDCLTNYSIMKKLETFWRSLNHDRKTVSAIPPRDYGDRFYTFIQKSVDALPQTKYKDNPEIKRYKD; from the coding sequence ATGACATCGCAAACATTAGACGTTCAAAAGACGCCGTCAAACACAACACATCGATCAAGACCCAAAGCAAAGGCAAAGGCAAATTCAAGATCaaatcataataataacaataatacaataagctatcattcttcttccaattctgaTTCTAATATCGATAGTCCCCGATTATCAGATGGTGCTTCTTCAACACCTACTTCTCTGGATGACGAATTTATGAAATTATCACCATcacaaagaagaaattcgCATAATAAGACTGATGATGATCATCATCTCATACagaatgataataataataacaaaaaGGAAAGATCCAtcataaataaaaaacCATCATTAGAAGACCATCATCCTAATCCAAGTCTTCTTAGAATGCATTCATCTTCCATCTTATCAAACGTTCAAAGACCTCATTCACAATCCATTGATCCACTAGATATACCGAAGAATTCAACGAATGATTCAATAGATATGGATCAAACAATTCCGGAAGAATCTATCAAGAAGGATTATCATCCTTGGAAATCATCACAAGATAATAACGATGTAGATTTATCATCTTTTGATgatccaacaacaacaataacagATGAAGATACAACAACacataataatgaaatattacaAACAACTTCAAATCTGATACATACAGATTCATATATACATAATGAAGACACAGAAGATCATATCATATTAAATACAAAAGTATCAAGAAGATCTTCCAAGAGAAGAGATACACAGGATTCCATTAGAACAACAATCCCATTCCATGCATCAAAACATTCACAAATTTTACCATTAGATGAATCTGAATTAAATCCTCATCACCATTCAATCGttcaaaggaaaaaattaacTCATCATTCAATGTCTTCATTACCTATACCGTAccattataataataaagatcAACCTTCAACAACAATGCCATCGAAAAAACATAATAAATTCTTATCCATGTCAACAGTTTCATTACCACCAGTTAATcatattaataatggaaCTTTGAAAACATCAGAGTCTGCCACTGcagaaatcaaaaaaatgagAGAATCTTTATTACATAAGAGagaaatgaaaaggaaaaggaaaacatTCCTAATAGATGACGATAGAGTATTAATAGGTAATAAAGTAAGCGAAGGTCACGTTAACTTCATCATTGCATATAACATGTTAACGGGAATTCGTGTTGCTGTATCTCGTTGTTGCGGATTTATGAAACCATTGACACCAACcgattttaaatttaataagaaattaGCATTCGATTATCATGGTAATGAATTGACTCCCTCATCAGAATATgcatttaaatttaaagattatTGTCCAGAAGTGTTTAGAGAGCTACGAACGttatttggaattgatCCCGCTGATTATTTAGTCTCATTGAcatcaaaatatattctaaGTGAATTAAACTCTCCGGGGAAAAGTGGATCcttcttttattattcaagaGACTATAAATACATTATCAAGACCATTCATCATTCAGAACATAGACATCTAAGAAGACATTTGCAAGAATATTATAAACATGTAAAGGCAAATCCCAATACTTTAATTTGTCAATTTTATGGATTGCATCGTGTTAAGATGCCCATatcatttcaaaataaaataaatcataggaaaatatatttcctagtaatgaataatcttttccCACCACATTTGGATATTAACACAacatttgatttgaaaggTTCCACATGGGGCCGTATGACACAATTTGATCCACAATTATATGAAAGAGATCAATTTTATAGGCCTGTCTTAAAGGATTTAAATTGGTTAGATATGgaaaagagaattgaatttggtCCCACtagaaaggaaaaattcttaattcaattgaagaaagatgTAGATTTATTAGctaaattgaatataatgGATTACTCATTATTGCTAGGAATTCATGACATTAAACCAAAGGAAATTAACGATAACCAAAAGGAGCAACAACAGTTAGTGTTTCCTGAGACAGGGTCAATAGAAGATTCTACAAACCCAAATTCTAAAACGGCACCAATCACGGCTGTCcattatttcaaacaatttgAAGGTGGGATTAGATCTTCTGATCAATTCGATAAAGATGGtgataaaatatattatgtCGGTATCATTGATTGTTTAACaaattattccattatgaagaaattagaaaCGTTTTGGAGATCTTTGAATCATGATAGGAAAACTGTAAGCGCCATTCCACCCAGAGATTATGGTGACAGATTTTATACTTTTATTCAGAAATCAGTGGATGCATTACCGCaaacaaaatataaagatAATCCTGAAATAAAACGATATAAGGATTAA
- the UME6 gene encoding DNA-binding transcriptional regulator UME6 (ancestral locus Anc_8.416): MNNNNINYTLYFNTYHDTPSMDTLNSSPSHSPNTTMHSPPPSAADSVVSNNNDESSLLTFISTAEVNAHNQTQTQMQDKHPTDRSPNQSPQPPVVSSPDSLPQRIVLPDSKDKSYIPPHQFLKKSNDKNNSNSNSKETNIMHSKGQTTTSNKNFSNWINASKYGEDIYSLRGKGDTAISSSSSSRTNSQPNDTFNINMDSNLPGPTITATIPSTVPSSRENNEFADIFATSSSSQTNRRPSGLNQISEAATIALTMDNTLSNTKKNSINIPSSAPHVSIDPLSKDHQDEQKNNNNNNTPLETDDEKEDRKLSYIPPPPPKFTNTKLDIVRTRVLHDPTSSQSIPPAQTDPNLENGSQRQNEDIGSATATAVAVLSNLRSSPFRFGDNKNRPTSRTHSASFSSSRGTNTRPLLRIHHLEEVKSTANANTANNNTGDTTDNETAFSTEDESDSNLSDDNENEAEDLTVPKSSDDREKTITWNKNGKRINRRLSAPEQPTTKKRVKTGSAKGKSRTKSKTRLRLAEKGDRRNLTTLMYEQGGSRPGSNRNQKKAQEPVDETKKARRSRSGCWICRLRKKKCTEEKPACFNCQRLNLDCFFDAIKPDFVSNPEKKKEKMEEIKIKTREAKRNAFKQKALELRKEREEKQEKKEKVKQQQIFLPQTHDATTMQDIKVTLPPPPHPSNNEEQQSTQQSRIKNEINQS, translated from the coding sequence atgaacaacaacaacatcaatTACACTCTATATTTTAACACATACCACGACACTCCCTCCATGGATACGCTAAATTCTAGCCCCAGTCACAGTCCCAACACGACCATGCACTCTCCGCCCCCTTCAGCAGCCGATTCCGTCGTAAGCAACAATAACGACGAATCCTCTTTATTGACGTTCATAAGCACGGCAGAAGTGAATGCACACAATCAAACGCAAACACAAATGCAGGATAAACATCCAACTGATAGGAGCCCCAATCAATCTCCGCAACCACCAGTGGTATCGTCCCCCGATTCTTTACCACAAAGAATCGTGCTTCCGGATTCAAAAGATAAGAGTTATATCCCACCTCATCAATTCCTTAAAAAATCAAACGATAagaataatagtaatagtAATAGTAAGGAAACAAATATTATGCATTCGAAAGGGCAGACAACAACATCTAACAAGAACTTCTCCAATTGGATCAATGCGTCCAAGTACGGAGAAGatatttattcattgaGAGGTAAAGGTGATACTGCGATAAGCAGTAGTAGTAGCAGTAGAACAAATAGTCAACCAAACGACacttttaatattaatatggATTCAAATCTTCCCGGACCGACCATCACGGCAACAATACCTTCTACTGTGCCCTCCAGTagagaaaataatgaattcGCTGATATATTCGCAACTTCGTCATCTTCTCAAACGAATAGGAGACCATCTGGATTAAATCAAATTAGTGAAGCAGCAACAATTGCTCTTACTATGGATAATACTTTATCAAATACGAAAAAAAATAGCATTAATATTCCATCATCAGCACCACATGTATCGATTGACCCTTTATCCAAAGATCATCAAgatgaacaaaaaaataataacaataataatactcCTCTAGAgacagatgatgaaaaggaagatcGTAAATTGTCATACATCCCACCTCCACCACCTAAATTTACAAATACAAAACTAGACATTGTAAGAACAAGAGTTCTTCATGACCCAACGTCATCACAATCCATACCACCCGCACAAACTGATCCGAACTTGGAAAATGGGTCACAACGAcaaaatgaagatattggTAGCGCAACCGCTACAGCTGTGGCTGTACTATCCAATTTGAGATCATCACCCTTTAGATTTGGTGACAACAAGAACAGACCTACTTCAAGGACGCATTCCgcttcattttcatcatccagAGGAACAAATACAAGACCATTATTGCGTATACATCATCTAGAAGAGGTAAAATCAACAGCTAATGCTAATACTGCTAACAATAATACTGGTGATACCACTGATAATGAAACTGCCTTTTCCACCGAGGACGAAAGTGATTCTAATTTAAGTGATGATAACGAAAATGAAGCTGAAGATCTAACGGTACCGAAATCATCAGATGATAGAGAGAAGACAATTACATGGAATAAGAATgggaaaagaataaatagAAGGTTATCAGCTCCTGAACAACCAACTACAAAGAAACGTGTAAAGACGGGGAGTGCAAAGGGTAaatcaagaacaaaatcaaagacAAGATTAAGGTTGGCCGAAAAGGGCgatagaagaaatttaacCACTTTAATGTACGAACAAGGTGGATCCAGACCTGGCTCTAAtagaaatcaaaagaaagCTCAAGAGCCAGTTGATGAAACTAAGAAGGCAAGAAGATCGAGATCCGGTTGTTGGATTTGTCGattaaggaaaaaaaaatgtactGAAGAAAAACCTGCATGTTTTAATTGTCAAAGATTGAACTTGGATTGTTTCTTCGACGCAATTAAACCTGATTTTGTTTCCAATccagaaaagaagaaggaaaaaatggaagaaatcAAGATTAAGACCAGAGAGGCAAAGAGAAATGCATTTAAACAAAAGGCATTGGAATTGAGGAAAGAACGAGAGgagaaacaagaaaagaaagaaaaagttaAACAACAGCAAATTTTCTTACCACAAACTCATGATGCCACTACAATGCAAGATATAAAGGTAACACTACCGCCACCACCCCATCCAAGCAATAATGAAGAGCAACAATCAACTCAACAAAGTAgaataaaaaatgaaatcaaCCAATCATAA